The genomic interval CCTGATTTTCAGTATCATGACTTTATTCCGTTGTGGAAAGCGGAGCGGTTTGATGCGGCAGAGTGGGTGGATCTTTTCGAGGAAACGGGCGCAAAGTATGTGGGTGCACTGGCTGAGCATCATGATGGATTCTCGCTGTGGGACAGCGAGGTGAACCCGTGGAACTCGGCGGATATGGGACCGCGTGTCGATATTCTCGGCGCCATTCAAAAAGAGGCGCAGAAGCGTAACCTTAAATTTATGGCCACGTTTCATCATGGATTTCACATGATGTATTATCCGAAGCCTGAGAACTCATATCCGCGGCCAGAGAGTAATTACAATATGCCCGAGAATCCGGACTTTACGTATCCCAAAGGCGGCGATTTCGACAAGCTGTACGGCAACATGTCGATGGAGGATGCCAATGAATACTGGCTGGCGAAGCTGAAGGAGGTGGTCGATCAATACTGCCCGGATTACATGTGGTTCGATTTCGGGCAGAAGTTTATCGGGGAAGAGCAGCGGAAAGAATTTCTGGCCTACTACTTCAACGAGGCTGAACGCCGGGGACAGGAGTCGATGGTGAATACCAAGGGCACGTTCTTCCCGACGGATCTCGCCATCGTGAATATTGAACGGGCGACCTTTCCGGACATTACGGAATTTGTCTGGGCCTCTGATTTTAAGCTGGGTCCCAACTGGAGTTTTAATCAATCCAAACGTACGGCGGTCGACTCCGGGCAACTGATCCGCATTCTCGCGGAAATCGTGAGTAAAAACGGCACCATGATTCTCAATGTGAGTCCCATGGCCGACGGAACACTACCGGCGGAGCAGGTGGACTCGATGCGGAAAATCGGAGCATGGCTGAAACGCAATGGAGAGGCCATCTATGCAACTCGGCCGTTCGTTGTTTTTGGCGAAGGGGTAACGGAGATCAAACCGGACATGGAGTTTGAGTGGAATACCCGCAACATGATTCGTACGGGGTTGTGGGATCTGAATGCGGGTGATGTACGGTTTACCCGAAAAGGAAATACGGTTTATGCCATCCAGTTAGGCTGGCCGGGAGCCCATACGCGCCTTTTGATGACGAGCTTTGCTGAAGAGGCAGAAGATCTGGTGGTCAGGGATGTTTCTGTACTGGGATCAGACGAGCCTATTCGCTGGAAACGTACCGCTGAAGGATTGGAAGTTTTTGCACCGAAAGAAAAGCCTGCAGAAGCCGATGCTGCGATGGTTTACCGGATTGAACTTAAGTAAGTTGGAATGAATAGAAGAAGGAGAGTTAAGTATGCGATTTTCAAAATCAGTATTATGGAT from Verrucomicrobia bacterium S94 carries:
- a CDS encoding alpha-L-fucosidase, coding for MTKKKNGVFALMLVGALISAESKEGAGSMTEKYTPDWSFLKKHKAAPEWFQDAKLGVYFHWGLYSIPASGGEWYPRWMYTPGINDRGQWVYDYHQKNYGPDFQYHDFIPLWKAERFDAAEWVDLFEETGAKYVGALAEHHDGFSLWDSEVNPWNSADMGPRVDILGAIQKEAQKRNLKFMATFHHGFHMMYYPKPENSYPRPESNYNMPENPDFTYPKGGDFDKLYGNMSMEDANEYWLAKLKEVVDQYCPDYMWFDFGQKFIGEEQRKEFLAYYFNEAERRGQESMVNTKGTFFPTDLAIVNIERATFPDITEFVWASDFKLGPNWSFNQSKRTAVDSGQLIRILAEIVSKNGTMILNVSPMADGTLPAEQVDSMRKIGAWLKRNGEAIYATRPFVVFGEGVTEIKPDMEFEWNTRNMIRTGLWDLNAGDVRFTRKGNTVYAIQLGWPGAHTRLLMTSFAEEAEDLVVRDVSVLGSDEPIRWKRTAEGLEVFAPKEKPAEADAAMVYRIELK